In Engraulis encrasicolus isolate BLACKSEA-1 chromosome 15, IST_EnEncr_1.0, whole genome shotgun sequence, the following proteins share a genomic window:
- the LOC134463877 gene encoding uncharacterized protein LOC134463877 yields the protein MRVFWLSLAVTLLTTVNSKVLRSETVDQFSTLRLDCDVSEYGQLVDQGQINISWEAMGKDVVSYNGSSFRYGPLFADRVSAFWDSSGNFSAVLSPVVLSDSDVYECLVDGKKSLSTVLITVEREKSGGLELDTVLAINKNANVTLNCYGKISKSSALDKVSIYWRKEREVIYSAIDGIPPNPPSFWYKNLFLDESRVHTYGDLSLRIFNASVEDSGIYTCSYNNKNFFAEEDAAKVFFFVRDSSIVEDSSGTTAKETWYPDTTAEPTTVEPTTAEPESPTEVTTSLPEKELWPALATLQASTTAAPQRQTFEEAYEDWNTLPPEAWGTFPPETSDDVIAEEETGPVVPWVLIGIISGVLILTVLILGPLVAMGKI from the exons ATGAGGGTTTTTTGGTTGTCGCTAGCAGTCACGTTACTTACAACTG TTAACTCTAAAGTTCTGAGGTCGGAGACGGTGGACCAGTTCAGCACCCTCCGGCTTGACTGTGACGTTTCGGAGTATGGCCAGCTGGTGGACCAGGGACAGATAAACATTAGTTGGGAGGCCATGGGCAAGGATGTGGTCAGCTATAATGGTAGCAGTTTCCGCTATGGCCCCCTGTTTGCAGACAGGGTGTCTGCCTTCTGGGACTCTTCAGGGAATTTTTCTGCAGTCCTGAGCCCCGTGGTGTTGAGTGATTCAGATGTCTATGAGTGCCTGGTGGATGGCAAGAAGAGCCTCTCTACGGTCCTCATCACAGTTGAAA GAGAAAAAAGTGGAGGATTGGAATTGGACACCGTTCTGGCCATTAACAAGAATGCTAATGTCACGTTGAACTGTTACGGTAAGATTTCCAAGTCTTCAGCACTGGATAAAGTCAGCATTTactggaggaaagaaagagaggtcaTCTACAGTGCCATTGATGGAATCCCGCCAAATCCGCCAAGCTTCTGGTACAAGAACCTATTCCTGGATGAAAGCAGAGTTCATACATATGGTGACCTCTCCCTACGCATTTTTAATGCGTCTGTTGAAGATTCAGGGATCTATACATGCTcgtacaacaacaaaaactttTTTGCCGAAGAGGATGCGGCCAAAGTCTTCTTTTTTGTGAGAG ACTCTTCAATAGTTGAAGACAGTTCAGGCACTACTGCTAAGGAGACTTGGTATCCAGACACCACTGCTGAGCCTACCACTGTCGAGCCTACCACTGCTGAACCTGAAAGCCCTACTGAAGTCACCACTAGTCTACCTGAAAAGGAGCTCTGGCCAG CCCTAGCGACACTCCAGGCATCAACCACTGCAGCCCCTCAGCGACAGACGTTTGAAGAAGCTTATGAAGATTGGAACACATTACCTCCAGAAGCTTGGGGCACATTTCCTCCAGAAACCAGCGATG ATGTGATTGCGGAAGAAGAGACTGGCCCTGTTGTGCCGTGGGTTCTCATTGGAATCATCAGTGGAGTTCTGATTCTAACTGTTCTCATTCTGGGACCACTAGTAGCCATGGGCAAGATTTAA
- the LOC134463876 gene encoding protein SON isoform X1: protein MATNIEQIFRDFVMNKIKEIEDEGDENSVTGDQEHSKPVEGLPSCAAGTEGAGRLPEAGPAEAAGTHTDANKDEVSREASSTPHKKNKKHKRHKNKKKKKKRKEGKESNSDSASESDGEAQSNSKKKKKKKKRRKEGKEGKKSRSHSHSDSSSASGTESESENKVSVATSKNDTEKSRGEEEGNTQTPQELPDIIPKVDSAAPKTMDSSSEDVTEKPKDKKEKSRKSRSRSPRTKSSRKESSRRSRSTSRNRRSRSGSRSKTSSHRPGRHRSKSPSPKRSSPKRSSPKRSQRKSRSRSPKRRRLTPPRHGGRRSRTRSPVSRHNRRSRSPPARDQRRRSRSRSRRRTRSPIRRRRTRSRSVVILRSDRPRNQRRRRSRSRSRSKSKSYSPRRSRSRSRSKSSGRSRSRSHSPRSKKRTKSRSKSRSKSRSRSRSRSSDKTAEKPKTDSSETKVSSETPEKPAADQGVGDENATGSTEQGSAGATDALPKGGWKPVPLLGVPATGTSASTEESAQEQTTTMVPSSEEGSDEKPNSGDPSSSPMDSSVPEEDAAEKTNPAEKDGEETVSRKGSKSPSSKRRSTSGSPVKKRSSRSTSKKRKSKSKSPAKEKKSRSSSRSRKKKSRTPSRKKKSRSKSRTRSKRSKSRSPKRKRSKSRSPGRRSRRSRSRSSGRRRSRSRSGSRRRRGFNAQRFSGRDRWKREPSHSPVLILRKKRSSSQTRRSSSKTPPRLTDLDKDQLLEIAKANAAAMCAKAGMPIPESLRPKAIQLPLPTPPNQGPLSLPLPLPMPGMGMPGMGMPQMPGMGGMPGMGGGMGGGMGGGMGGGMGGGMGGGMGGMMGGMGGGGMPGMGGMPGMGMPGMPPGMGMGPMNAAMASTFAATMTAAMNSIGVLAQAMQQPCQPYPPLPSITNKPPPAPPTPNLTHIEEAKKKVTKQVNSISIKEFTEKCKKISESKEEMAIAKPHVSDDEDETKVFAGGGLKESKGISFSLNNATVKPAARSEASYAKEFPVSSGSQHRKKEVDGAYGEWKPVEKGSEKNGNAANGANAAAAGSSSGTAGGAAGAGGAGAANGAGSSAAASAEEPPKVNDSVFPEPPSQPVDITTAVSDRAAAQKRLAENPFDIEAMCKLSRAQEQVDAWAQSNTIPGLFTGSTGAQVLSSEELSNSGPQAWIKKDQFLRAAPVSGGMGELLMRKMGWRSGEGLGKHREGTVEPIIIDFKIDRRGLVAEGEKTQKGGGLVVMKDLMGKHPVSALIELCNKKKWMAPDFILVHHSGPDHRKNFLFKVVVNGNEYQPQAASPNKKHAKAMAATVALQAMGEVSGDSLPTGPVFTAATST from the exons TGTAACAGGTGACCAAGAGCATTCCAAACCAGTAGAGGGTCTCCCCAGCTGTGCTGCAGGAACGGAAGGCGCCGGCCGGCTCCCGGAAGCAGGACCCGCAGAGGCTGCTGGCACACACACCG ATGCAAATAAGGACGAGGTCAGCCGGGAAGCAAGCAGCACCCCACACAAGAAAAACAAGAAGCACAAGCGTCACaagaacaaaaagaagaagaagaaacgaaaggaggggaaggagagcaaCTCGGACTCTGCATCAGAGTCTGATGGAGAGGCACAGTCGAA ctcaaagaagaaaaagaaaaagaagaaacgccgtaaagaaggaaaagaaggaaagaaatcccgctcacactcacattcagatAGTTCATCTGCATCAGGGACTGAGTCTGAATCAGAAAACAAAGTGTCTGTGGCTACCTCCAAGAACGACACGGAAAAGTCTCGAGGTGAGGAGGAAGGAAATACACAAACACCTCAAGAATTGCCTGATATCATTCCAAAAGTTGACAGTGCAGCTCCAAAGACCATGGACAGCTCCAGCGAAGACGTGACTGAAAAACCCAAAGACAAAAAGGAGAAGTCCAGGAAGAGCCGCAGTCGTTCACCAAGAACAAAATCGTCTCGAAAAGAAAGTTCCAGAAGGTCCCGTTCTACGTCGAGAAACCGGCGATCAAGGTCAGGGTCGAGAAGCAAAACGTCGAGTCACAGGCCGGGACGACACCGATCCAAGTCGCCCTCTCCGAAACGGTCGTCCCCTAAAAGATCATCTCCGAAACGGTCACAGCGGAAGTCCAGGTCGCGATCTCCCAAGCGACGGAGGTTGACTCCTCCTCGGCACGGTGGCAGGAGGTCGCGGACCAGATCTCCAGTTTCGCGGCACAACAGGCGCTCGAGGTCTCCTCCTGCTCGCGATCAGCGGCGGCGCTCGAGATCACGCTCCAGGCGTAGGACTCGATCTCCCATCAGGCGGAGACGGACTCGGTCGAGGTCCGTCGTCATACTGAGGAGCGACAGGCCGAGGAATCAAAGGAGGCGACGGTCCAGGTCCAGGTCACGGTCCAAGTCTAAGTCCTACTCCCCACGGAGGTCAAGGTCTAGGTCACGGTCCAAGTCTTCAGGCAGGTCTCGTTCTCGGTCTCATTCACCTCGTTCCAAGAAACGTACCAAATCCCGATCCAAATCCAGATCAAAATCCCGATCCAGGTCTAGGTCTCGGTCTTCTGATAAGACTGCCGAAAAGCCCAAGACGGACTCCTCTGAGACTAAAGTCTCTTCTGAAACTCCCGAGAAGCCAGCAGCGGACCAGGGTGTCGGTGATGAGAATGCCACCGGCAGTACAGAACAAGGCAGCGCGGGTGCCACTGATGCTCTCCCCAAAGGTGGGTGGAAGCCTGTGCCCCTCCTTGGGGTGCCTGCAACTGGAACATCAGCCAGCACAGAGGAATCTGCCCAGGAGCAAACGACAACCATGGTGCCTTCAAGCGAGGAGGGTTCAGATGAGAAACCCAACTCTGGAGATCCCTCATCATCTCCAATGGACTCCTCTGTGCCTGAAGAGGATGCGGCTGAAAAAACGAACCCCGCTGAGAAAGACGGTGAAGAGACTGTCTCAAGGAAAGGCTCCAAGTCCCCAAGCAGTAAGAGACGTTCAACGTCCGGTTCTCCCGTCAAGAAACGCTCCTCCAGGTCAACCTCAAAGAAACGCAAGTCAAAGTCCAAATCTCCAGCTAAGGAGAAGAAGTCTAGGTCTTCGTCGCGCAGTAGGAAGAAGAAATCCCGAACACCCTCGCGAAAGAAGAAGTCCCGGTCTAAATCCAGGACTCGATCGAAGCGCTCCAAGTCCAGGTCGCCGAAAAGAAAAAGATCCAAGTCCCGTTCGCCCGGGCGCCGTAGTAGGCGGTCCAGGTCTAGGTCCTCTGGCCGAAGGAGGTCGCGGTCTCGCTCGGGCTCCCGGCGAAGGAGGGGGTTCAACGCCCAGCGGTTCAGCGGCCGAGACAGGTGGAAACGGGAGCCGAGCCACTCGCCCGTGCTCATCCTGCGGAAGAAGAGGTCCTCGTCACAGACAAGGCGCAGCTCCAGCAAGACGCCACCACGCCTCACTGATCTGG ACAAGGACCAGCTGCTAGAGATCGCCAAGGCCAATGCCGCAGCTATGTGTGCCAAAGCCGGCATGCCCATCCCCGAGAGCCTTCGACCCAAAGCCATCCAGCTACCCTTGCCGACGCCGCCCAACCAAGGGCCCCTCTCCTTGCCCTTACCCTTGCCGATGCCTGGCATGGGGATGCCAGGCATGGGCATGCCACAGATGCCCGGCATGGGCGGTATGCCCGGTATGGGCGGTGGTATGGGTGGTGGTATGGGTGGTGGCATGGGCGGTGGTATGGGCGGAGGCATGGGAGGAGGCATGGGCGGGATGATGGGCGGCATGGGAGGTGGTGGCATGCCCGGCATGGGCGGGATGCCTGGGATGGGTATGCCAGGTATGCCGCCGGGCATGGGAATGGGCCCCATGAACGCGGCCATGGCCAGCACCTTTGCGGCCACCATGACGGCGGCCATGAACAGCATTGGTGTCCTGGCGCAGGCCATGCAGCAGCCGTGCCAGCCGTACCCGCCGCTGCCCAGCATCACCAACAAGCCGCCGCCGGCGCCCCCGACGCCCAACCTCACCCACATCGAGGAGGCCAAGAAGAAGGTCACCAAGCAGGTCAACAGCATCAGCATCAAGGAGTTCACGGAG AAATGCAAGAAGATCTCGGAGAGCAAAGAGGAGATGGCCATTGCCAAGCCTCACGTGTCGGACGATGAGGACGAGACCAAGGTGTTCGCCGGAGGAGGCCTCAAGGAGAGCAAGGGCATCTCCTTCAGCCtcaat AACGCCACGGTGAAGCCAGCGGCGCGTTCTGAGGCCTCGTACGCCAAGGAGTTCCCCGTGTCGTCGGGCTCGCAGCACCGCAAGAAGGAGGTGGACGGCGCGTACGGCGAGTGGAAGCCCGTGGAGAAGGGCAGCGAGAAGAACGGCAACGCCGCCAACGGTGCCAACGCTGCCGCAGCGGGCTCCTCTTCTGGCACCGCCGGTGGTGCTGCCGGGGCGGGCGGTGCAGGCGCAGCCAATGGCGCAGGGTCCTCTGCAGCCGCTAGCGCGGAGGAACCGCCCAAAGTCAACGACAGCGTGTTTCCAGAGCCGCCCTCGCAG CCGGTGGACATCACGACGGCCGTGAGCGATCGAGCGGCGGCTCAGAAGCGACTGGCCGAGAACCCTTTCGACATCGAAGCCATGTGCAAGCTAAGCAGAGCACAGGAGCAG GTGGACGCGTGGGCCCAGTCGAACACCATCCCGGGCCTATTCACGGGCTCCACAGGGGCGCAGGTGCTATCCTCGGAGGAGCTGTCCAATAGCGGCCCGCAGGCCTGGATCAAGAAG GACCAGTTCCTGCGTGCGGCTCCGGTGTCTGGTGGCATGGGTGAGCTGCTGATGAGGAAGATGGGCTGGCGCTCGGGCGAGGGCCTGGGCAAGCACCGCGAGGGCACCGTCGAACCCATCATCATCGACTTCAAGATCGACCGCcgag GTCTGGTGGCGGAAGGGGAGAAGACCCAGAAAGGTGGAGGTCTGGTTGTCATGAAGGATCTGATGG GCAAGCACCCTGTGTCTGCCCTCATTGAGCTGTGCAATAAGAAGAAGTGGATGGCTCCAGATTTCATCCTGGTGCACCACAGCGGCCCTGACCATCGCAAGAACTTCCTCTTCAAG GTGGTGGTGAACGGCAATGAGTACCAGCCCCAGGCGGCGAGCCCCAATAAGAAGCACGCCAAGGCCATGGCGGCCACGGTAGCCCTGCAGGCCATGGGAGAGGTGTCTGGAGACAGCCTGCCCACCGGCCCCGTCTTCACCGCAGCCACCAGCacctga
- the LOC134463876 gene encoding protein SON isoform X2: protein MATNIEQIFRDFVMNKIKEIEDEGDENSVTGDQEHSKPVEGLPSCAAGTEGAGRLPEAGPAEAAGTHTDANKDEVSREASSTPHKKNKKHKRHKNKKKKKKRKEGKESNSDSASESDGEAQSNSKKKKKKKKRRKEGKEGKKSRSHSHSDSSSASGTESESENKVSVATSKNDTEKSRGEEEGNTQTPQELPDIIPKVDSAAPKTMDSSSEDVTEKPKDKKEKSRKSRSRSPRTKSSRKESSRRSRSTSRNRRSRSGSRSKTSSHRPGRHRSKSPSPKRSSPKRSSPKRSQRKSRSRSPKRRRLTPPRHGGRRSRTRSPVSRHNRRSRSPPARDQRRRSRSRSRRRTRSPIRRRRTRSRSVVILRSDRPRNQRRRRSRSRSRSKSKSYSPRRSRSRSRSKSSGRSRSRSHSPRSKKRTKSRSKSRSKSRSRSRSRSSDKTAEKPKTDSSETKVSSETPEKPAADQGVGDENATGSTEQGSAGATDALPKGGWKPVPLLGVPATGTSASTEESAQEQTTTMVPSSEEGSDEKPNSGDPSSSPMDSSVPEEDAAEKTNPAEKDGEETVSRKGSKSPSSKRRSTSGSPVKKRSSRSTSKKRKSKSKSPAKEKKSRSSSRSRKKKSRTPSRKKKSRSKSRTRSKRSKSRSPKRKRSKSRSPGRRSRRSRSRSSGRRRSRSRSGSRRRRGFNAQRFSGRDRWKREPSHSPVLILRKKRSSSQTRRSSSKTPPRLTDLDKDQLLEIAKANAAAMCAKAGMPIPESLRPKAIQLPLPTPPNQGPLSLPLPLPMPGMGMPGMGMPQMPGMGGMPGMGGGMGGGMGGGMGGGMGGGMGGGMGGMMGGMGGGGMPGMGGMPGMGMPGMPPGMGMGPMNAAMASTFAATMTAAMNSIGVLAQAMQQPCQPYPPLPSITNKPPPAPPTPNLTHIEEAKKKVTKQVNSISIKEFTEKCKKISESKEEMAIAKPHVSDDEDETKVFAGGGLKESKGISFSLNNATVKPAARSEASYAKEFPVSSGSQHRKKEVDGAYGEWKPVEKGSEKNGNAANGANAAAAGSSSGTAGGAAGAGGAGAANGAGSSAAASAEEPPKVNDSVFPEPPSQPVDITTAVSDRAAAQKRLAENPFDIEAMCKLSRAQEQVDAWAQSNTIPGLFTGSTGAQVLSSEELSNSGPQAWIKKAQSL from the exons TGTAACAGGTGACCAAGAGCATTCCAAACCAGTAGAGGGTCTCCCCAGCTGTGCTGCAGGAACGGAAGGCGCCGGCCGGCTCCCGGAAGCAGGACCCGCAGAGGCTGCTGGCACACACACCG ATGCAAATAAGGACGAGGTCAGCCGGGAAGCAAGCAGCACCCCACACAAGAAAAACAAGAAGCACAAGCGTCACaagaacaaaaagaagaagaagaaacgaaaggaggggaaggagagcaaCTCGGACTCTGCATCAGAGTCTGATGGAGAGGCACAGTCGAA ctcaaagaagaaaaagaaaaagaagaaacgccgtaaagaaggaaaagaaggaaagaaatcccgctcacactcacattcagatAGTTCATCTGCATCAGGGACTGAGTCTGAATCAGAAAACAAAGTGTCTGTGGCTACCTCCAAGAACGACACGGAAAAGTCTCGAGGTGAGGAGGAAGGAAATACACAAACACCTCAAGAATTGCCTGATATCATTCCAAAAGTTGACAGTGCAGCTCCAAAGACCATGGACAGCTCCAGCGAAGACGTGACTGAAAAACCCAAAGACAAAAAGGAGAAGTCCAGGAAGAGCCGCAGTCGTTCACCAAGAACAAAATCGTCTCGAAAAGAAAGTTCCAGAAGGTCCCGTTCTACGTCGAGAAACCGGCGATCAAGGTCAGGGTCGAGAAGCAAAACGTCGAGTCACAGGCCGGGACGACACCGATCCAAGTCGCCCTCTCCGAAACGGTCGTCCCCTAAAAGATCATCTCCGAAACGGTCACAGCGGAAGTCCAGGTCGCGATCTCCCAAGCGACGGAGGTTGACTCCTCCTCGGCACGGTGGCAGGAGGTCGCGGACCAGATCTCCAGTTTCGCGGCACAACAGGCGCTCGAGGTCTCCTCCTGCTCGCGATCAGCGGCGGCGCTCGAGATCACGCTCCAGGCGTAGGACTCGATCTCCCATCAGGCGGAGACGGACTCGGTCGAGGTCCGTCGTCATACTGAGGAGCGACAGGCCGAGGAATCAAAGGAGGCGACGGTCCAGGTCCAGGTCACGGTCCAAGTCTAAGTCCTACTCCCCACGGAGGTCAAGGTCTAGGTCACGGTCCAAGTCTTCAGGCAGGTCTCGTTCTCGGTCTCATTCACCTCGTTCCAAGAAACGTACCAAATCCCGATCCAAATCCAGATCAAAATCCCGATCCAGGTCTAGGTCTCGGTCTTCTGATAAGACTGCCGAAAAGCCCAAGACGGACTCCTCTGAGACTAAAGTCTCTTCTGAAACTCCCGAGAAGCCAGCAGCGGACCAGGGTGTCGGTGATGAGAATGCCACCGGCAGTACAGAACAAGGCAGCGCGGGTGCCACTGATGCTCTCCCCAAAGGTGGGTGGAAGCCTGTGCCCCTCCTTGGGGTGCCTGCAACTGGAACATCAGCCAGCACAGAGGAATCTGCCCAGGAGCAAACGACAACCATGGTGCCTTCAAGCGAGGAGGGTTCAGATGAGAAACCCAACTCTGGAGATCCCTCATCATCTCCAATGGACTCCTCTGTGCCTGAAGAGGATGCGGCTGAAAAAACGAACCCCGCTGAGAAAGACGGTGAAGAGACTGTCTCAAGGAAAGGCTCCAAGTCCCCAAGCAGTAAGAGACGTTCAACGTCCGGTTCTCCCGTCAAGAAACGCTCCTCCAGGTCAACCTCAAAGAAACGCAAGTCAAAGTCCAAATCTCCAGCTAAGGAGAAGAAGTCTAGGTCTTCGTCGCGCAGTAGGAAGAAGAAATCCCGAACACCCTCGCGAAAGAAGAAGTCCCGGTCTAAATCCAGGACTCGATCGAAGCGCTCCAAGTCCAGGTCGCCGAAAAGAAAAAGATCCAAGTCCCGTTCGCCCGGGCGCCGTAGTAGGCGGTCCAGGTCTAGGTCCTCTGGCCGAAGGAGGTCGCGGTCTCGCTCGGGCTCCCGGCGAAGGAGGGGGTTCAACGCCCAGCGGTTCAGCGGCCGAGACAGGTGGAAACGGGAGCCGAGCCACTCGCCCGTGCTCATCCTGCGGAAGAAGAGGTCCTCGTCACAGACAAGGCGCAGCTCCAGCAAGACGCCACCACGCCTCACTGATCTGG ACAAGGACCAGCTGCTAGAGATCGCCAAGGCCAATGCCGCAGCTATGTGTGCCAAAGCCGGCATGCCCATCCCCGAGAGCCTTCGACCCAAAGCCATCCAGCTACCCTTGCCGACGCCGCCCAACCAAGGGCCCCTCTCCTTGCCCTTACCCTTGCCGATGCCTGGCATGGGGATGCCAGGCATGGGCATGCCACAGATGCCCGGCATGGGCGGTATGCCCGGTATGGGCGGTGGTATGGGTGGTGGTATGGGTGGTGGCATGGGCGGTGGTATGGGCGGAGGCATGGGAGGAGGCATGGGCGGGATGATGGGCGGCATGGGAGGTGGTGGCATGCCCGGCATGGGCGGGATGCCTGGGATGGGTATGCCAGGTATGCCGCCGGGCATGGGAATGGGCCCCATGAACGCGGCCATGGCCAGCACCTTTGCGGCCACCATGACGGCGGCCATGAACAGCATTGGTGTCCTGGCGCAGGCCATGCAGCAGCCGTGCCAGCCGTACCCGCCGCTGCCCAGCATCACCAACAAGCCGCCGCCGGCGCCCCCGACGCCCAACCTCACCCACATCGAGGAGGCCAAGAAGAAGGTCACCAAGCAGGTCAACAGCATCAGCATCAAGGAGTTCACGGAG AAATGCAAGAAGATCTCGGAGAGCAAAGAGGAGATGGCCATTGCCAAGCCTCACGTGTCGGACGATGAGGACGAGACCAAGGTGTTCGCCGGAGGAGGCCTCAAGGAGAGCAAGGGCATCTCCTTCAGCCtcaat AACGCCACGGTGAAGCCAGCGGCGCGTTCTGAGGCCTCGTACGCCAAGGAGTTCCCCGTGTCGTCGGGCTCGCAGCACCGCAAGAAGGAGGTGGACGGCGCGTACGGCGAGTGGAAGCCCGTGGAGAAGGGCAGCGAGAAGAACGGCAACGCCGCCAACGGTGCCAACGCTGCCGCAGCGGGCTCCTCTTCTGGCACCGCCGGTGGTGCTGCCGGGGCGGGCGGTGCAGGCGCAGCCAATGGCGCAGGGTCCTCTGCAGCCGCTAGCGCGGAGGAACCGCCCAAAGTCAACGACAGCGTGTTTCCAGAGCCGCCCTCGCAG CCGGTGGACATCACGACGGCCGTGAGCGATCGAGCGGCGGCTCAGAAGCGACTGGCCGAGAACCCTTTCGACATCGAAGCCATGTGCAAGCTAAGCAGAGCACAGGAGCAG GTGGACGCGTGGGCCCAGTCGAACACCATCCCGGGCCTATTCACGGGCTCCACAGGGGCGCAGGTGCTATCCTCGGAGGAGCTGTCCAATAGCGGCCCGCAGGCCTGGATCAAGAAG GCTCAGTCCTTGTAG